A region of the Anolis carolinensis isolate JA03-04 chromosome 1, rAnoCar3.1.pri, whole genome shotgun sequence genome:
TACTTTGCGTGAGAGTGGCTACATGCATATCCAAGCCACCAAGCCAGATACAGCAGGTTTGTGAATCAAATACTTTGTATCACAGCAGAGTAATTCTGCacctatttttttaaatcagatgCTGATATCAGTGTTGGAAAGAGGATGACAATAATTGTAACACATCACTAATTAAGGGTGAGGGAGATAACAGCAACAAACAAAGGATTTTCCATCTGGAAAGGTTTGAATGAAGTAAAACAAAATTCTCACTGAGGTTTATGAATCAACCTTTCCTACTCACAGCTCATAGCATAATTCTGAAAGCTGAAATTTCAAAACGCATGCATCATGAATATTGGTGATGTCAGATATCAAATATTGCAAATTTTAATTTATTAGATGAAGTTAAAAATCAATCAAGCAAAAATCTGTTCTAAGTAATTGATTATACTTTGTATATAAAAACCTACAATGCTGTAGATGCTAAACATTGGGACCCCAACGGCCTTGATTGGAGTTGGGATTTTAAAATTGTTCATGATTTATCTAGAGTAAAGACTGGACAATGTAATTTTATCCATGTTTGCAGATTGCACCAAATTATTTGTTTATGTCGATAAAATACAATATTGAAAGGAGCTCCATTAGCCTGGGCAAATGGATATTAAGAGGGTAAATATAGTTCCAGGTAAGAgtaaagtgaaacattctgagaCATTGCAATCAAGTCTTCACCTGTATGGACTTAGTTGGCagtagaagaaaagaaaattggcGATAAAGTTGTGGAAAAGGTTCAGTTAAGATGTCAACTTTATGGGTGACAGctgtaaaagtgtgtgtgtgggggggggggggtctcctgcTTGGGATTTTTGAGGGAGGGAGTTCTTTAAAAAACCTCCCAAATGTGTGTCTGATCACATTTGAAATGTCTTGTACCATTCTGGATAATACGTCTCAGGAGAGTTGTAGGAAATGTGCAGAACATGGCAAATAATACATCTGTAAGACTGAAGCAATTCTCATACTGTATTAGGAAACATGATAACATTTTGGTATTTTTTCAGTTTGCGGGGAAAAGCAACACATACTTGAAAGGAAATACATGACAGAGACAAATAAATTTAAACACTGGAGCTAAAATAGTTGTATTCCTTCATAAAATATTAACCATCTTATGGAACGGTGCAAGATTTGAGACAGACATTCAATAAGCTAGGTGATATCCATTCATGTTGCACTTGTAAAAGATGGTAAGAAATGCTAATGGCAGATAAATCTATCAATGGCTATACACTGTGattatctacatcagtggttcccaaacttatttggcctactgccccctttccagaaaaaatattactcagcgccccctagaaattaatttttaaaatttttaatagcaattaaacagaaagatatatgtattaatgcatatggcaaatgcacctgtagCCATCCCCGcctccctggattgctgcagcgcctaTCAGGgagcggtagcgcccactttgggaatcactgatctacataCTGCCTCCTGAACCAGAGGCCTCATGCTTCTGAATGCCagttatttaaaaacaataaaaggagcTTTGCTCTCATCTCCTCTTTGTGGACATTTCATAGCATTTGGTGATTGAACACCATGGGAAACAGGATGCTGGATTTAAACCAAGGACCTCATTTAACGCAGCTCTTGTTGTTTTTCCTTCCACATTTAAAATTTTATTCCATGCCTCTAATAACTTAAAATGTGAATAATCAAGTGTTCTTTAAGTAGCAGATAGCTCTACAAATCTGAAAGGATACCATTTGTGTTCTAATGACTGCATTGATAGTTTTTGCTTTAGTGAATCAAGATAACATATAAAGACTTATTTCTCTCACACTTCTAAAAAAAGTAGAAAATACGTAATTCCCCAAGTACGCAATCTATTATCTTGATTATGTGATTCCATGGGGGGGAAAGAATGTGTGGTCACAGACTGAAGCCACcattgggggaaaaaatcttaGCAATTCCTGCAATGAGTTTTCTTAGATAATCCTTCTGCCTAGTTCATTGGATGCTTGTAAGAACTGAGTCTCTGAAGTTATGATAGCCAGGAGGGGAGTCATGAAATTGTCTGAAATTAAAGCCTTAACTCTTCTTCAGACCTACAAAGACTCTTCCTGGTTCCAGATTTTAGCCTGAAGCAGTACAGATCTCTGACTGTTCTGAAAACTAATGAGCTGCTTTTCTGACCTAGGATGTGGGTTGAATAACTGTCCCGTGGGACTTGCTGCATACATCCTAGAAAAATTCTCTACATGGACAGATAAATCATTTCCGAACTTGGATGATGGCGGTTTAGAGAGGTAAGGATCTTTATGACGTGTATCTTAGGAGGCTGGGAACACATTGGAAACACTATTGTAAAAGAGGAGCAGAACAAATAATCTGGCAAACTTCCATCTCAAATGGGAATGCAATTGAGTTTTAATTCAGTACTTTAATCACATGCTGCTGTATTACTCAACACCTTCTAGCACCTTTTCTCTCAAAGACTGTGCCCTGAACTTACGCTCCATATTCTGCAGGCAAATCTTACTGTGGCTAAGTACCAAAACTTAGCAAAGTTCTTCTTGTAATTCTCTTATTCAGGAAATACTCACTGGATGACCTATTGACCAATGTCATGATTTACTGGGTGACAGGCTCCATTGTGACATCAATGCGCTTTTACAAGGAGAATCTTTCCAAGAATCCAAGCACTACTCCCAGTGGCAGGTAAGGAAAAAGCACCAAAAACTGCTACAAGATCAATGGTGTCTCTCCAAGATACTCTAcatccgtggttctcaacctgtgggtccccagatgttttgatcttcaactcccagaaatcctaacagctggtaaactggttgtgatttctgggagttgtaggccaaaacacctggggacccacaggttgagaaccactgatttacatactacctgatatatttttatgtttacatAGCCAGCCCTGCTTCTGGGGCTGACCTAAGTCATTTTTGCTGCCAAAGGGCAATATGGCTTTCCCTCTGTAGTCCGCATAGATTTCTTAGACTAGCAGCTACTAGGATGGAATCAATCACTACACCATGGGGGGCATAGCAGTTTAAGGAACTCAGGACAGGTCATGTAGCATACAATACATAAGTCTATAAAGCagtgggtttgttcttaaattgaatttgtgggTTACTCGgatcaaatacattttaaagtaactccagccaaaaatattattttagttttgGACAACATAAGGAAAgtttaacactcctgtggtatttgttttgctgtctgtgacccttttcagaaggtttcactgcactttctgtccctgtgagaattggagttTGAATAGCTtgctatggaaacaaggattggtgagaatgcttcagtggagacctttttctccatgataaatctttcaggagtgaatttcccttctaaggggtagatttctcacttcctgttgtctttcccccgttcttaactatgagtcttataactcagggactgcttgtatcCAACTTTTTGCCATAATATAAGCAGAAAGGCTCCCCAACTATTATTGGTATATTTGTCcaaaatccaatgggattttaAGTGAAATCAAAAATCTCATTGGATATATTAAACCCTTTGTATGGGTTTAGAAAGCACTCACTGATTTCTAAATATGACAAACCATTTAGATTTTTGACAGTAAAAATATAAGTTCCATGGTAGCATCTTTTTCAATacagatcaagctcattattCCTATGAAGTGGGATTTACCCTCAACTTTTGCTATCCATCTGTTtctaaatataaacattataattCTAATTCACATTGATGCTATTTTAACTtaaaagtataataaaaataataagactttgtattccgccctatcttcccAGGGAGACCCAGATTGTTTCAATAGTTAACATGATACAGTTGGGCCTGTTTATAATTTGTGTACACATGGAAAATAAAAAGTGTAAGTCATGGATATGCCAGATAAAATGAATGTAATTTCCCAATGGTAATATGGCTTATGGTAGGAAAATGTACATCAATTTCACTATGGCCAAGTCAACTCTTGATAAGATATGGTTTCTTTTATAACAGGACAGCAGTTTATGTTCCCACTGGTGTTACTGCCTTCCCTGATGAACTTTTACATGCTCCGCCTTCCTGGGTAAAGAGGAAGTTTAAAAACCTCGTCACTTACTCCTACATGCCACGGGGTGGTCACTTCCCTGCCTTTGAGGAGCCACAGCTTTTGGCTCAGGACTTCAAGCAATTTATTCGGAAAGTGGAACATCTGTGAGGCAACAGAAGGGCATAAGCACGGCAAAAAAAAGCTGTAATCCAAGTGCAAAAACCCTCTGGCAAGTTAAGTAAAatagtattattacattaatgcttgAGCTTTCAACAGTCATTTATTCTATTATGAAAAACTACTGTAAGAATCTaacgtttttttttttaaaaaaagagtgcaGTAGTCATATTAAATTGGTTCTTATAACAAGTAAATCTTTCTTGCTGTAATTTATTTCATTGTACAGATCTGTAAAAGGACAATGGCATTTACAAATTCATTGGACCAACGCATTTAACCACAGATCTTACATAGCACCATTTTATACACAATTATAGAATGTTCACAGTGGTTTTAAAAGCCACCTAAACTGTCAAAGGGCTGGGCTCTACTTTGCAGGCAACTTTCTGTAGATTGTCAGAGATTTCCCTAAATATTGTTCCTTCTGTGTAAGGACACTTGAATACATTAAATCAGTGTCTGAGATCATAACCTCTTTTCAAATGGCTGATACAGTACTTTCTGCACTTTCATGTTTTAGAATAAGCATGTTTGTTTAACCTCTCCCAGGCTTTTCAAGTACAATGCAAAATGTCACCAGGAGCCCTTAAAACGTACAAGATTAAACACTCTTCTAGAATTTGCCTATGAAGGTAATAGTTCCAGTGTAGTTCAAATGGCCCATATCCCAAAAATGTATTGTAAACTAGAGTATAATAAACTTTTCTGTGCACCATAGGCCTCTATTTTAGCCTTGAAATTTCCAGAAAGCCATATTTTGGATCACCTATTCTTCATGTAGGTTTTTTTCCTTGACATAAAACAAATTCCAATTTCAAAAGTTGTGTGGAGGCCATATTTCTTGTTGTCCTTAACTGGACAATGAAGACATACAAGCACTTAACAGTGGATAAAATAAATATCCACTGTTTGAAATGAAATACTAGTTTCCCTTAGTAGTTCCATAGAGTAGCTCCATACATTCTACTTTCATAGCTGAATTGAAATGGATCAGCTGTTATAATGTgctattgcatttttttaaagtggaTTATTTGAGGACATTAATTTCATCCCTAAGTCTAATTTAGTTTTGGTCAAAGCATCAGATGAGGTATTTCAGCTTTATCAACTTAAACTAGTTATAGCAAGGGCTGTGCAAAACATCTAGCATGTAGGAGTAtctgatgcacacacacacaaaactactTGGTCAGAGGGTTAAGGCTGccacattttgaaaaaattggaaacTCCAACCCAACATTTTttgctctctcacacacaccagaCATTGCAGCTCTTAATATAGCTGAGCAAATGTCCTTTAGATAGCAAATAATGAATCTCTGTAATTTTACTTGTAATTATCTATTTGCTGAAGTGCTCCTTGAATCTTTTATAACAATACTCAGAATTATTTCTCAGAAGCAGCACCTAGAAATCATCACTGCAATTGTTGTGCTTAGGAGGCTACTATTTTTAGAAGCTGTTATCCATTCACGTAGAGGCATTATGTTGCTTTGGACTATGGCTATATTCCTAAGAAGTTAGGAAGACATAAGAAAAGGAAACATAAGAAAAGTTAGTAAGATGGGTTTCACCTTCTTCTCACGCCATTATTGAGCATTTGCTAACACTGCATAATTTTTTACCAATGAGCACAGTTCACTGGGAGTATATTATAAGACACTTAAACAGTGGTTCAATTATGTCAAGTACAAATTGGAAATAAAGACCGCAGTAGAGGAAAGTTAGTAAATCATTAAGGCATTGTTTTGACCCTTTGAATCAGTTCTCCAAAAGCTATTCccgtaaatgtaataatacagcaGAGCTGGAATACAGCTGTTATGGAACTCTGAATAAGGAAAAGTTTTGATACAGTGGATCAAAAAGACGATAATTTAAAAATTCCCTTTATTTTTTATGAAGAAAAGTAACGAAAGCCCTTGACTGTCACTGGAGCTTGAAACCATATGTAATCATCCCAAGCTGAGTTCATCTCCTGATAGTCAGAAAGACCTGTACTGGTGTGATGACTGCATGATACGTTCACAGTCAGCTTCCTCCCTCGGGTTGGCACTTTGTAGTTTAGTTTAGGTTTGAACCAGTCAACACCACAATTGCGGTGCCCTTGAACCATCACAGTGACACCCATGGTAGGGCCAGTCTGAAGCTCGCTGAACACATCTGCCAGGAACAGAGAATGGAAAAGCTTGCGAATGCAGGCAGCTGTCTGCAGGCTGTCCTCAGCACCTCTAACAGACACCCCTTGCAGGTTGATCTCATAGAATTCTTTAGGGCTGACCGAAGTACCCCCAAGCAGAATCAGAACACAAGGGACCAGTGTCAAAGTAAACATGGTTTCCAAGTGCTTGAACACTCCCTCAAGATCACTTAGCACTTGCTGGCACTTTTGGCTGCAGTCTTGATCTTTTACGTGGACTTTTCTTACCACTTCTTCATCCTATAAAGTTAAGGCAATCGGAAAAGGTTGTGAATATTTTGAAAGCACAAAAAACAGCAATATAAACAGTCCTCAAGTTATAGACATccagcttacaaatgactcatggttaagaacaggggtgacacaggaagtgagagaaatctaccccttggaaggaaaattcacatATGAAAGAATTATGGGGAAAAGTtgtctcaactgaaacttttatctccaatccttctTTCCGCAACAAGCCATTTATTCAAAATTGAATTGTTTCAGGGACAGGAAGTGAATTCTTATGAACAAgagcagagacagcaaaacaaaccccagagGGGTGTtagctcttccctatgctattcaaaactcatatatatatggctggagtcaAACTTAAAAATTTGACTTGCAAACAAATTtagcttaaaaacaaacctacagaacctatttgttagggaaaactaccctaacatatagcagagcatccaaaatccaaacagaatacaacctcacaacctctgaggattcctgccatagatgtgggcaaaacgtcaggagagaatacttctagaacatggccatacagcccggaaaacatacaacaacccagaatacaaaagttgagcattcagcttcTTAGTCAGCAGAGTGTGAGGTGCCGTGTGATatggctgtaaagaattcagaacttaggcaggcaaagatgcagagtccaatcttaaaaatcacaaaaaaataatttacaataataaagaaTAACTGCATTTCTTAATAGTTAAGTACTGGATCTGAGCTACTCTAACAcccatctcttctaaggtttcaaGAGAGGGAGAAATAACCCATTACTGTATCTCTCTGGTACAGAGAAAGATCTCAAAATACACAGCTCATTCTCTCCATACAAAGACGTAAGAAACAGAAGTCAAAGTAAATGCTTGCAGTATAAGAGTATCCACTCTACAcagccaatcagaatgagagtagaaacagtgaggagagaagaaataaatacattcccAACTGTCATACAGGAGACATGGGGGAAGGGAAAcccttagcccagtggttctcaacctgtggatccccagatgttttgacctcaactcccaaaaatcctgttttgttgatgtttattcgttcagccgcttccgactcttcgtgacttcatggaccagcccacgccagagcttcctgtcagcagtcgccacccccagctccttcaaagtcaagccagtcacttcagggataccatccatccatcttgaccttggttgccccctcttcatttttccttcaatttcccccAGTATCATTAtctcctccaagctttcctgtcttcttattatgtggccaaagtgtctctaatatccttccctccagtcagcagcagagcattattttctggagtatggactggttggatcttcttgcggtccaaggcactcagaattttcctccaacactacagttcaaaagtgtctatcttactttgctcagccttccttatggtccagctctcgcatccataggttactatggggaataccaatgCTTTAACtatgttgccagtgtgatgtctctactcttcactattttacttaactggctgggatttctgggagttgtaggccaaaatacctggggacccacagcttgagaaccattgccatagCCTATTCTAAGTTAAGTAAACCTTTCCTCATTTAGGACTTGAGATTTAGGTAGTATGGGGTTGAATATCTGTAATTTGAGGACTGCATGTACTTAACCTCAAATATAGTGTTTTTAGAGGTGAAGTGTTTCATGTATATTTCCTCAAGATCTACACATGCAAGTTTTTTTTTCGGGTCAGGAGCAacgagtcacttctggagtgagagaattggccgtctgcaaggacgttgcccaggggacgcccggatgttttgatgtttttaccatccttgtgggaggcttctcttatgtccctgcatggagctggagctgatagagggagctcatccgcgctctccctgggtgggattcgaacctggcagctttcaggtcagcaacccaaccttgaagtcatgaggctttagtccactacaccaccaggggctcctaacacACATGCAAGTGATAACAGGTAAGTATAACCCAAGAGAGGGACACCTGGTAACGCACTACAAAGCCTCAGTCAGGATACAAAAAGCCAGTGACGCCTGGTGGTCGGATCTCAGGGCAACAGTTATGGAAAACAGAACAGCCTTGGGAAAGCCAGACCCTGTTATCCTTAATAATTGCCATACTCATAAAATATCTTCCTGGGATTTGATTCCATCACACAAAGCACTTTTTGTAACAGGCAAAGTACCCTACAGGTAAGTCCTTGAAGAGAAGAAATGAGGATTTGCACACATAAGACAAATTCTTTTCAGGAATACATTTGAGTCATCTGACTGAGAATTTAAAGCAGGCATGagtcaacttgggccctccaggtgttttggacttaaacttccacaattcctaacagcctaccagctgggttgttgtcagttttctgggctgtatggccatgttctagaagcattctcttctgatgtttcacccacatctatggcaggcatcctcagaggttgtgagatttattggaaactaggcaagtggggtttatatatctgtggaatgtccagagtgggagaaagaactcttgtctgtttgagacaaatgTGAGTGTTGctactgatcaccttgattagcactgaatagccttgcaagcttcaagatatggttgcttcctgcctggggaaatcctttgttgggaagtgattagctggcccttattgtttcttgtctgaaattcctgttttttgagtgttctttatttgctgtcctgattttagagtttttcaatagtggtagccagcttttgttcattttcatgatttcctcctttgtgttgaaattgtccacatgtttgtggatttcaatagcttctctgtgtagtttgacatgatggttgttaagagtggtccaacatttctgtgttctcaaataatctgcagtgcctttcatgtcccttgattcgtgtttgggcattactgcatttggtggtccctatgtagacttgtcaaaAGCAGAATGGCATACGGTaggctcctgcagaggtgagcaGATCActcgtcctttgctgaatgtagcatttgttggattttcttagtgggtctgtatatagtttgtaggttgtttttcttcatcagctttcatcagtggttcccttgattttttaatttgtgtcaggagcaacttgggaaATTGTAAATtgtttctggtgtaagagaattggccgtctgaaatgacattgcccaagggatgccttgatgtttttgatattttaatatccttgtgggaggcttccctcatgtctccgcatggagctgacagagggagctcatccgtgctctccccaagttggattcgaactggcaaccttcaggtcagcaacccaacagtcaagtcagcagtcctggcaCAAGGCATtaacccagtgtttctcaacctggggattggGACCCCTGGGGAGGTTGC
Encoded here:
- the mad2l1bp gene encoding MAD2L1-binding protein; the protein is MAAAAATQGKGAGLGGGAEGREGPGVAVAVSAGPAWAVSVAFPGSVTQEGCFRFTCEFLKHVLYQRQQLPLPYEQLAFFYRRQPPRAPGQANGDEEVVRKVHVKDQDCSQKCQQVLSDLEGVFKHLETMFTLTLVPCVLILLGGTSVSPKEFYEINLQGVSVRGAEDSLQTAACIRKLFHSLFLADVFSELQTGPTMGVTVMVQGHRNCGVDWFKPKLNYKVPTRGRKLTVNVSCSHHTSTGLSDYQEMNSAWDDYIWFQAPVTVKGFRYFSS